The sequence GACGCCGCCGGCCCCCCAGACGGCGACGGTGTCTCCGGGTCGGACGCCGCCGAGATCCGCTCCCATCCACCCGGTCGGGGCCGCGTCAGAGGCGAAGAGCGCTCTCTCGTCGCTGACCCCATCGGGAACAGGGAAGGCCCCCTGGTCGGCGTACGGCACGCGGATGTATTCGGCATGACTGCCGGCCCACCCCCCGAGCGCGTGGGAGTAGCCGTAGCAGCCGCCGGGCGCCTGGCCCCAGAGCGCCTCGGGGATGCCTGCGTTCGGATTGCCGTTGTCGCAGAGCGAGTAGAGCTCGTTGCGGCAGTACCAGCAGTTCCCGCAGCTGATGAATGAGCAGACGACCACGCGGTCACCGACCTTGTGCTTGGCCACGGCCGAGCCGACCTCGACGACCTCTCCGATGAATTCGTGGCCGAGCACGTCTCCTGCTCGCATGGTCGGGACGTATCCGCCGAGGAGGTGCAGGTCCGAGCCGCAGGTCGTGCTCAGCGTCACCTTGACGATGGCATCCTGCGCATTGAGGATCCCGGGATCATCGACGTTCTCCACCGACAGTTCGTTCACGCCGGTCCAACACAGAGCCTTCACAGCACACCCTCGCCCTTCGCATCGTCTTCCGCCTTGTCGACGGCGCCTCCGAGCAGCGTGCTCGGTCGATCGCCGTGCGGCCTCGGTGTCGCCCTCAGGATCTCGCCGGTCTCGACGAGCTGCTTGGCGTCGCGCAGTGCCTCCCGGAGCGCCTTCGCAGGATCGCCGTCCGCGGCGAGGTCGATCCCCTCCCGGATCCGGGCATGGACCTCGAATCCCTTGTCGCCTGGGGCACGTTCGACTCGGATCTCGAGCGAGTCCGCCAACCGCTGCAGCGGCTCGGGATACCGGCCGCTCGAGAAGTCCCCTGCCTCGCCCAGGATCGTGACGGCCTTCCAGCCCTCGGGGTGCGCTCCGTCCCCGTCCGACTCGCGCTCCTTCTTCACGAGGGTGCGCGCGACGAGGCCCGCCGCCACTCCTGCGGCGCCGACTCCGGCTGCGACCGCTGCCTTGTTCGCCATGATCATGCCGCCTCTCCGGGCTTGAGGACGACCTTGGTCCAGCCGTCTTCGCGCTTGTCGAAGTGCTCGAAGGCCTCCGGAGCTTGGTCGAGTGGCAGCTCGTGACTGACGATGAACGACGGAGTCGCCTTGCCTGCCGCGATCAGGTCGCGCAGCTGGCGGTTGTACTTCTTGACCGGCGCCTGTCCCGTGGCCATGGTCTGGCCCTTGAACCAGTGGAGTCCCATGTCGAGGGCGACCTGCCCCTGCTTGGCGAGCTCGTCGGCGCCCCCCGGATCCTGGGGCACGAACACGCCGACGGTACCGATCCGTCCAGTGAATCGGACGGACTGGACGAGCCGGTTGAGCGTGAGGTTCGGCTGCTCGTCTCCGCCCGGATCGTGCGCCTGATAGCCGACGCACTCGCACCCGTTGTCGGCCCCGAGCCCCATCGTCTGCTCGAGGACGGCCTCGACCGGATCGACCTTCGAGTCGTCGATGGCGATGGCACCGATCGACTCCGCCAGTCGAAGACGATCTGGCTGGCGGTCCACGACCATGACCTTGCTCGCGCCCTTGATGGTGGCCGACAAGGCAGCCATCAGACCCACGGGGCCCGCCCCGTAGACGACGGTCTGGTCTCCCGGCCGCACTCCCGCCATCTCCGTCGCGTGGTAGCCGGTCGGGAAGATGTCGGCCAGCATCACGTAGTCGCTCGACCTCTCCTCGGCGTCCTCGCCCAGTCGAAGGCAGTTGAAGTCGGCCCAGGGCACCCGGAGCAGCTCAGCCTGACCGCCCGCCCACGGCCCCATGTCGGCGAATTCGTACGCCGCGCCTGCCCACTCCGGGACGGGCTGGGCGGTGAGGCAGTAGTTCGTGAGTCCCCGCTCGCAGTTCTTGCAGTGCCCGCACGCCACATTGAACGGCAGGACGACGTGATCCCCCACTTCGATCTTGTCGACGCCGCTGCCCACCTCGACGACCTCGCCCATGTTCTCGTGCCCGAACCACCGTCCTGTCTCGAAACTGGTGCGGCCCTCGTACATGTGCAGGTCGGACCCGCAGATGTTCGTGGTCGTGACTCGCACCAGCACGGGCGCCGTCAGCTCGCTCGCTGTTCCGCTCGTCGCGGTCCTGGGCATCGCGAGGTCTCTCGTGGGATGGCGCTCGTCGAGAAGAAACGGGGCTCACCGAGCCTGGTGGGCGCCTCTGGTAGCGACCGCTGTCGTAGTGGGCGTCACTGCGCTCTTCGTCTCGCTCGTTTACGGCGCCACGGACTAGCCGCCCACCGCTGAGGCGGTCGCTGGCAAGACGGCGCACCGCCTAGTCGGCGGCAGGCCCGCTGAACAGGTTGACGACGTTGCCGTCGGGGTCGCGGATCAGCGCGGAGCGGTTGCCCCAGGGCATCGTCGTCGGCTCGAGGACGACGTCTTCGCTCGGGAGTCGGAGGCGAGCGAAGTCGCCGTCGACGTCAGCGACCTCGAACTCGATGAACACGGACCGGTTCGTGGCAGGAGCGAGAGCGCCGCCGAGCATCGCGACGGTGGCGGTGCTGGCGATCGCGAGGTTCGCGCCAGGGCCGCTGAACTGGGCGAAGACCGGAGCGGGGCGCTCGGCCTGCTGGCCGGTGATCTGCTCGTAGAAGGCGACGAGCCCTTCGAGGTCGTCGGTGACGATGCGGATGGATGCGAATGACATGGGGATCCTTCAGAGGGCGGAACTGACTCGGAAGCATCAGCCTCGCCGGTCACCGCGACACCGTCCTGTCGGTGTTCAGCGAGAAAAGCAGCTGCGGATCAGCGGTCGGCGTCGACGACGGAGCGGAGTCGTCCGTACTGGATTGCGAGGTCCTCAGAGCGGAGGGCGCGCATCGGCGACCTCTCGCCGGTGACCGTGATCGACAGCATCCGGTCTCCGCGGAACGCTCGCACGCCGTCTCGGAGTCGGCACCAGGCGATCAGGTACCACTGCCCCTCCTTCACGATCGACCCCAGCGGTTCGGCATCCCGCGTCGACTCCGCACCGCTGGCATCCTGGTATCGCAGCTGCACGACACGGTCCGCACGCAGAGCCTCGGCGAACTCGACCGGAGCGATCGCGTCTTCTTCGCTCTCCAGGAAGTGCACGCGGGAGGCGACGGCGCTTGCGCGGGCCGCGTCGCGGTCCGGCATGACCGCAAGCATCTTCCGGGCGGCAGTCCGGGCAGACTGCCGGAACGGGCTGTGCTGGAGGGCGCTGAGCCCGATCAACACTGCGAGGGCTTCGTCCAGGGTGAAGCCCGCCGGTCCGAGGGTCGCCGACGCGTCGATGACGTACCCACCGGCTCGGCCGGCCTCCGCCCAGATCGGCAGACCCGACTGCTGCAACGCGGCGAGATCCCGCTCGATCGTCCGCACGGACACCTCGAACCGCTCTGCGAGACGACGCGCGCTCCGCGGCCGGGGAGACACCGCCCGCAGCTCCTCGACGAGAGCGTAGAGACGATCGGTGCGATTCACCGTCCCATCATCCGACAGGTCGCGCCCGCGCAGTGATGCGACCGACCGCCCCGCACAGCATCCGCGAGAGTCCTCACGGCGAGCGCGCAGGCTCCTGTCGGCTCTCCCATTGGCGACACCAGAAGTCTCTTCCCGGGCACAGGATCCGTCCTGAACTCCCGATGAGCTCTCCTGCTCGCTCCGCCTCTCGCCGAAGAAGATCCATGAACAGCACCTCCGTGACGCACTGGTTCGAGAACCTGCCGATCACCACTCTCCCGGTCCTCCTCACGGTCGACGTCGTCGCCGCGGTCCTCGTGATCGCCCTGCTGCTCCCGACGCGGAAGGGCCACTGGTGGCGGTGGATCGTCCCGGCCGTCGTCGTCGGGGCCGCTGCCGGCGGGGCGACGATCTGGTACGTCGGCGACGTGCAGAACGCCTTCGACGTGTCGCCGACCTGGGTCGACCGGATCTGGACCGGGGCCGCGTTCGCCGCCGTGCTCGTCGGTCTCGTCAACATCGTGCGGGCGGGGGCGGTGCGGAAGATCCTGGCGATCCTGATGATCGTCGCGACGGTTCTCGCGGCGGGCCTCGCGATCAACCGCGACGTGGGCGAGTTCCTGACGCCGGGACAGCTGCTGGGGTTGAACGGGTTCCGCCGGATCCTGCTGCCCCAGGATCGCGCGCACACCCGCGCCGACGGGAAGGGCGCGGCCACGACGTCGGACGCCTTCGACCCGACGCTCTACCGCACCTGGAAGGCCCCGGCCGGCATGCCGACGAAGGGGCGCGTGGGCGAGGTGGCGATCCCCGGCACGGTCTCGCACTTCGCAGCGCGCGACGCGATGGTGTACCTGCCGCCGGCGGCCCTGGTGAAGGACGCTCCCGCCCTGCCCGTCGTGATCCTGATGTCGGGTCAGCCGGCGAGCCCGAGCTCGGTGATCGACGCCGGCAACGTGCCCGAGACGCTGAACGCCCTCGCCGCGAAGAACCACGGCCTGGCGCCGATCGTCGTCGTGCCCGACCAGCTCGGAGCCAGCGAGGACAACCCGATGTGCGTCGACTCGCCTCTCGGGAACAGCGCGACCTACATCCTGACCGACGTCACGACCTGGATCCGGCAGCACCTCCACGTGGCCGCGGGCCGGCAGGCGTGGGCGGTCGGCGGCTTCTCGCAGGGCGCGACCTGCTCGATCCAGTTCGCCTCGGCCCACCCCGACGTGTTCGGCTCGTTCATCGACGTCTCCGGGCAGGAGTACCCGACCCTCGACACCGACGAGCAGGCCGTCGCGCAGGGCTTCCACGGGAGCACGGCCGCCTTCGACGCCGCGAAACCCGCGACGATCATGGCGAAGCACGGCACGTACCACGACCTCGTCGGCGTCTTCGCCGTCGGCCAGTTCGACAAGAAGTACGGCGCGAACACGAGGGTGATGTCGGCCCTCGCCGCCTCGCACGGCATCGCGGTCACGCGCTACATCAGCCCCGGCAGCGCCCACGACTGGACCACCGCGACCAACGGCTTCGCCCGCGGGTTCGAGGTGCTGTACCCGCGCTTCGGGCTCTCGGCCGCGGCGGCGCGACCGTGACCGCCCCGACCGACCAGGAGCCGCGCAGGATCACGACGCGGCGCGACGGCTGGGTGACGCACGTCGTCGACGCGGCCCGGCAGCAGCCCCTCAGCCTCGCCGTCGCGGTGGTCGTCGCGATCTATCCGGGCCCCCTCACCGAGCGGATCCTCGCCGCCCTGGCCGCAGTCGTGCTGATCGGCGTCGCCGAGCGCCGTCTCGGCTGGGTCCGCGCGCTGATCGCCGCCGGGGCGGGAGTCGTCGCGGCCGGGACGGCGGCCGCCGTGACGACGTTCGCGGCGCAGCGGATCGACGCGGACTGGGCGACCGATCTCGCCACGCACCCGACCTTCGCCCCGCTGACCCCCTCCCTCGCGGCCCTCATGGCGGCGAGCGCCGTGGTCGGCCCGCTCTGGCGACGCCGCATCCGCCTCCTCGGCTTCGCGGCGATCATCGCGCTCGTCCTCTACGACGGGCGGGCGTCGAGCATCGACGCCCTCCTCGGCGCCCTGGCCGGCCTCCTCGTCGGGCGGCTCCTCCGCGAGGGCGGCGCGGCGCCGGTGGCGTGGGCCCGGAGCTCCAGGCACGAGGCCCGCATCCTGCTGTCCGGAGTCGTCGCCCTGACCGCCGTCGGCCCGCTCATCACCCTGTCGGCGCACGCCCCCGTCGGCCTGCTCGCCCCGCTCGGCGGCCTGTTCCGCGACCGCTACGCCGTCAGTCGCGCGGCTCTCGAGCGCTGCGCCACGCGGCCGCTGTTCCCGGCTCAGCCGCCGCTGAGCGAGACCTGCCTCCGCGACAGCGCCCTGGCCGGCGCGCACGGCCCGGGCACGATCGCGCTCAGCGTCCTCCCCCTCGTCACCCTGCTGATCGCCGCCGCGCTGATCCGCCGCGGCAGCCGCCTCGCGGTCCTGGTGGCGATCGGGGTCGACCTGCTCCTCGGGATCCTCGCGCTCGTCTACTACGCGGTGCTGCCGCTCGCGGTCGACCCCGAGACCGGGGTCCGGCCCGACCGCTTCCGGGTCCTGGTCGTCCACGGGCTGTCGATCGCGGCTCCTCTCGCCGTCGCGCTCCTCCTGCTGGTGTTCCTCCGGCACTTCGCGGTCGAGACCCCGAAGCGGGTCCGGCGGGCGTTCGCGGCCACGATCGTGGCGGGCTTCGTGGTGCTGCTCGCGGTCTACCTGCTCGTGGCGCTCAGTTACTCCGACGACTTCCGCCCGCGCGGGCAGGTGACCCGGCTGATCCTGCTCGCTCCGCAGCGCTTCGTGCCGGTCGGCTTCATCGGGCCGGAGCACCTCGGTCCGGTCCCGATGGGCGGCCTCGCCCGGGTCGCCTTCGACTCCGTGGGCGCGCTGTTCTGGCTGCTGCTCGCCGTCGCCCTGCTCGTCGCCGCCCGGCGTGCGGAGCGGCTCGAGACCAGCGGCGACGACCGGGCGCGGGTGCGCGCGATCCTGCGCCGAGGCTCCGCAGGATCGCTCTCGCACCTCGCCACCTGGCCCGGCAACGCCTACTGGTTCACCCCCGACGGCCTCGCCGCCGTCGCCTACCGCCGCGTCGGCACGACCGCGATCACGCTCGGCGACCCCCTCGGCGACCCCGATCGCCGCCCCGAGGTGGTCGCGCTCTTCGCCTCCTGGTGCGACGACGAGGGCCTGACGCCGGTCTTCTACAGCGTGTCGGCGGACCTCCGCGGGGCCTTCGACCGGATCGGCTGGACGTCGATCCAGGTCGCGGAGGAGACCACGATCCGGCCGCGGGAGTTCCGGATGCAGGGGAAGAAGTGGCAGGACATCCGCTCCAGCATCAACCGGGCGGCGGCGAACGGCGTCCGGGCGGAGTGGACGCGCTTCGCCGAGCTGCCGCCCGCGATCCTGCGCCAGATCGAGGAGATCTCGGAGGCCTGGGTCGCCGACAAGGCCCTGCCCGAGATGGGCTTCACCCTCGGCAGCGTCGAGGAGATGGACGACCCCGACGTGCGGCTGATGCTGGCCGTCGACGGCGACGGCCGGGTGCTCGCGGTGACGAGCTGGCTGCCGACCTGGCGCGACGGCGTCGTCGTCGGCTGGACCCTCGACTTCATGCGGCGCGCGCCCGAGACGATGAACGGCGTCATGGAGTTCCTCATCGCGAGCACCGCCCTCCGCGCGCAGGCCGACGGCATCGAGTTCGTGAGCCTCTCCGCGGCACCGCTGGCGACGCAGGTTCCGGCGAGCGCCTCCCCCTCGCAGACCGAGCGCCTCCTCACGTTCCTCAGCCGCACCCTCGAGCCGAGCTACGGGTTCCGGTCGCTCCTGACCTTCAAGCTGAAGTTCCAGCCGGAGCTCGAGCCGCTGCTGATGGCCTACCCCGACCCGCTGCAGCTGCCCGTGATCGGCACCGCGCTGGCCCGCGCGTACATGCCGACGCTGTCGCCGCGGCGGATCCCGTCGCTGCTGCGCCGAGGGGGCCAGGGCTGATGGGCGAGGGCGTCCGCCGGGGCGTGCGCCGTGGCCTGCACCGCTACGGCTGGCTCGGCGCCGCCCTGCTCGTCGGCATCGCGGCCCCGCTCGCCGTCGCGGGCCTCTCGGGCAACCTCTCGATCCCCCACAACGACGCCTGGTCGTACAGCAGGATCGCGGAGCACTTCGCCGAGACCGGCCGCATCCGCCTGCTCGGCTGGAACCGCTCCGCCCTCCTCGGCCAGGTCGTCGTCCTCGGCCCGCTCGGGCGGTCGCTCGTGGCGCAGCAGGTGTTCGTGGCCGTGCTGGGCGCGGTCCTGCTGTTCTGCGTGCACGAGATCCTGGCCCCGCGCGTCGGCCCGCGCCGAGCCGGCGTCGCCGTCGCGGCGCTCTCGTTCTGGCCGGGCTTCACGCTCCTGACGACGTCGTTCATGGCCGACATCCCCACAGTCGCCGCCGCATTCCTCGCCCTGTACCTCGGCGACCTCGCCCTGCGACGCGACCGCGCCTGGATCCTGGGACTGGCTGTCCTCGCCGGGCTCTGGGCGTGTACGATCCGGATCCAGGGGATCGCCGCGCCGGTCGCGATCCTGTTCGTCGCCCTGACGCAGTCGGGTGCCGGTCACCGGATCCGGCGCCGGCACGTCGTCGCCCTGGCCGTCGTCTTCGCCGGGCTCCTCGCCGCGTTCAGCCTCTGGCAGAGCCGCCTCCCGGACGGCGACCACGTGGCGCTCGCGCTCCGCCCGGACCCGCTCGACTCGGTGAGCCTGAACTCGGTGCGGGCGTACTTCGAGCTGGCGCTCGTCGTCGGCCCCGTCGCCCTCCTCGTGGCTCGGCCCGCGCGCTGGCGGACCCGCGGCTGGGTGGCCGCCCTCGCGGTCGCCCTGGTGGGCGGTCTGGCCTATCGGCAGACGGGAGCACGAGGCTTCTTCCTACCGAACTACCTGTCGTCGAACGGCGCCTACACCGAGGCCCTCGCGCCCGACCGGGTCGTCTTCAGCGAGAGCCACTGGCGGCTGGTCGTGCTCTTCGCGCTGATCTGCGGGGCCCTCCTGGCGGCCGAGCTGACCCGGCCGCGCGTCCGGGACGTGCCCCTGCTGACCGCCTTCGGCGTGCTCACGATCGCGGGGACCGCCGTGACGTTCGCCGCCGACCAGCAGGTCTACGGGCGCTACCTGATCCCGCTCGCGCCCTGGATCCTGCTGCGGGTCCTGACGCCGACGGCGGAGCCGGAGACGCTCCGGCCGCGCGGGCTGCGGCGCTTCGCGGTCACTGCGGCGCCGCGACTGACCGGGGTTGTCGCCCTGCTCGCCGTCTTCGGGCTCTCGTCGGCGATCGCGGCAAACGCGTGGGCGTTCGACAGGACGCGCTGGGACGTCGGCACGGCCCAGGAGCGGCGAGGGGTCCCGGCGACCCGCATCG comes from Frondihabitans peucedani and encodes:
- a CDS encoding glutathione-independent formaldehyde dehydrogenase; the protein is MPRTATSGTASELTAPVLVRVTTTNICGSDLHMYEGRTSFETGRWFGHENMGEVVEVGSGVDKIEVGDHVVLPFNVACGHCKNCERGLTNYCLTAQPVPEWAGAAYEFADMGPWAGGQAELLRVPWADFNCLRLGEDAEERSSDYVMLADIFPTGYHATEMAGVRPGDQTVVYGAGPVGLMAALSATIKGASKVMVVDRQPDRLRLAESIGAIAIDDSKVDPVEAVLEQTMGLGADNGCECVGYQAHDPGGDEQPNLTLNRLVQSVRFTGRIGTVGVFVPQDPGGADELAKQGQVALDMGLHWFKGQTMATGQAPVKKYNRQLRDLIAAGKATPSFIVSHELPLDQAPEAFEHFDKREDGWTKVVLKPGEAA
- a CDS encoding VOC family protein, whose translation is MSFASIRIVTDDLEGLVAFYEQITGQQAERPAPVFAQFSGPGANLAIASTATVAMLGGALAPATNRSVFIEFEVADVDGDFARLRLPSEDVVLEPTTMPWGNRSALIRDPDGNVVNLFSGPAAD
- a CDS encoding helix-turn-helix transcriptional regulator: MNRTDRLYALVEELRAVSPRPRSARRLAERFEVSVRTIERDLAALQQSGLPIWAEAGRAGGYVIDASATLGPAGFTLDEALAVLIGLSALQHSPFRQSARTAARKMLAVMPDRDAARASAVASRVHFLESEEDAIAPVEFAEALRADRVVQLRYQDASGAESTRDAEPLGSIVKEGQWYLIAWCRLRDGVRAFRGDRMLSITVTGERSPMRALRSEDLAIQYGRLRSVVDADR
- a CDS encoding alpha/beta hydrolase, with translation MNSTSVTHWFENLPITTLPVLLTVDVVAAVLVIALLLPTRKGHWWRWIVPAVVVGAAAGGATIWYVGDVQNAFDVSPTWVDRIWTGAAFAAVLVGLVNIVRAGAVRKILAILMIVATVLAAGLAINRDVGEFLTPGQLLGLNGFRRILLPQDRAHTRADGKGAATTSDAFDPTLYRTWKAPAGMPTKGRVGEVAIPGTVSHFAARDAMVYLPPAALVKDAPALPVVILMSGQPASPSSVIDAGNVPETLNALAAKNHGLAPIVVVPDQLGASEDNPMCVDSPLGNSATYILTDVTTWIRQHLHVAAGRQAWAVGGFSQGATCSIQFASAHPDVFGSFIDVSGQEYPTLDTDEQAVAQGFHGSTAAFDAAKPATIMAKHGTYHDLVGVFAVGQFDKKYGANTRVMSALAASHGIAVTRYISPGSAHDWTTATNGFARGFEVLYPRFGLSAAAARP
- a CDS encoding DUF2156 domain-containing protein: MTAPTDQEPRRITTRRDGWVTHVVDAARQQPLSLAVAVVVAIYPGPLTERILAALAAVVLIGVAERRLGWVRALIAAGAGVVAAGTAAAVTTFAAQRIDADWATDLATHPTFAPLTPSLAALMAASAVVGPLWRRRIRLLGFAAIIALVLYDGRASSIDALLGALAGLLVGRLLREGGAAPVAWARSSRHEARILLSGVVALTAVGPLITLSAHAPVGLLAPLGGLFRDRYAVSRAALERCATRPLFPAQPPLSETCLRDSALAGAHGPGTIALSVLPLVTLLIAAALIRRGSRLAVLVAIGVDLLLGILALVYYAVLPLAVDPETGVRPDRFRVLVVHGLSIAAPLAVALLLLVFLRHFAVETPKRVRRAFAATIVAGFVVLLAVYLLVALSYSDDFRPRGQVTRLILLAPQRFVPVGFIGPEHLGPVPMGGLARVAFDSVGALFWLLLAVALLVAARRAERLETSGDDRARVRAILRRGSAGSLSHLATWPGNAYWFTPDGLAAVAYRRVGTTAITLGDPLGDPDRRPEVVALFASWCDDEGLTPVFYSVSADLRGAFDRIGWTSIQVAEETTIRPREFRMQGKKWQDIRSSINRAAANGVRAEWTRFAELPPAILRQIEEISEAWVADKALPEMGFTLGSVEEMDDPDVRLMLAVDGDGRVLAVTSWLPTWRDGVVVGWTLDFMRRAPETMNGVMEFLIASTALRAQADGIEFVSLSAAPLATQVPASASPSQTERLLTFLSRTLEPSYGFRSLLTFKLKFQPELEPLLMAYPDPLQLPVIGTALARAYMPTLSPRRIPSLLRRGGQG
- a CDS encoding ArnT family glycosyltransferase — its product is MGEGVRRGVRRGLHRYGWLGAALLVGIAAPLAVAGLSGNLSIPHNDAWSYSRIAEHFAETGRIRLLGWNRSALLGQVVVLGPLGRSLVAQQVFVAVLGAVLLFCVHEILAPRVGPRRAGVAVAALSFWPGFTLLTTSFMADIPTVAAAFLALYLGDLALRRDRAWILGLAVLAGLWACTIRIQGIAAPVAILFVALTQSGAGHRIRRRHVVALAVVFAGLLAAFSLWQSRLPDGDHVALALRPDPLDSVSLNSVRAYFELALVVGPVALLVARPARWRTRGWVAALAVALVGGLAYRQTGARGFFLPNYLSSNGAYTEALAPDRVVFSESHWRLVVLFALICGALLAAELTRPRVRDVPLLTAFGVLTIAGTAVTFAADQQVYGRYLIPLAPWILLRVLTPTAEPETLRPRGLRRFAVTAAPRLTGVVALLAVFGLSSAIAANAWAFDRTRWDVGTAQERRGVPATRIDAGMEWLGWHSPRGVIDRDHAGGSFAGLFSKSPSCVVVSTEAKPNPPAAWRLVGDVPYRRFLVAGEARLFLYETGAAGCGAADKAESGARPPKAEPRSP